A single region of the Salvia miltiorrhiza cultivar Shanhuang (shh) chromosome 8, IMPLAD_Smil_shh, whole genome shotgun sequence genome encodes:
- the LOC131000389 gene encoding WRKY transcription factor 23: MEDPFPSSLSFLDHYTASGCTLAEMLDYSDEKSSSLGFMELLNTQDHFAAFEEEVEDPSIHPNRNSSEVLNAPQTPNCSSISSESSDGVKDERVNEEEDEEDEEEDDNDQKKKTSKQLKVKKTNQKKKREQRFAFMTKSEVDHLEDGYRWRKYGQKAVKNSPFPRSYYRCTNATCNVKKRVERSCADPSIVVTTYEGQHTHPSPQSLRPHAPPPPSYPGFSLNNQHQLMNYSLLVNGYMGGGGGGGGPQQLSFCSQSSPALMANNGLLQDIVPWPAAKREEH, encoded by the exons ATGGAAGATCCGTTCCCGTCGTCGCTGTCGTTCTTGGATCACTACACAGCGAGCGGTTGTACGTTGGCGGAGATGCTGGACTACTCCGACGAGAAGAGCAGCTCATTAGGGTTCATGGAGCTGCTGAATACGCAGGATCATTTCGCAGCTTTCGAGGAGGAGGTCGAGGATCCCTCGATCCATCCCAATCGGAATTCGTCGGAGGTGCTGAATGCGCCGCAAACGCCGAATTGCTCCTCCATTTCTTCGGAATCCAGCGACGGCGTTAAGGACGAACGCGTGAACGAGGAggaggatgaagaagatgaagaagaagacgacAATGACCAGAAAAAGAAGACTAGCAAACA GTTGAAGGTGAAGAAGACGAaccagaagaagaagagagagcaGAGATTTGCTTTCATGACTAAAAGCGAGGTCGATCATTTGGAAGATGGATACAGATGGCGAAAATACGGCCAAAAAGCTGTCAAAAACAGCCCTTTTCCTAG GAGCTACTACAGATGCACGAACGCAACGTGCAATGTGAAGAAGAGGGTGGAGAGATCCTGCGCCGATCCCAGCATTGTGGTGACCACGTACGAGGGCCAGCACACGCATCCCAGCCCGCAGTCGCTGCGCCCTCACGCGCCGCCGCCCCCGTCGTATCCGGGCTTCTCGCTGAACAATCAACATCAGTTGATGAATTACTCGCTTCTCGTCAACGGCTACatgggcggcggcggaggaggaggaggaccTCAGCAGCTGAGCTTCTGCTCTCAGTCGTCGCCGGCTTTAATGGCGAACAATGGGCTTCTGCAAGACATTGTGCCATGGCCTGCGGCTAAGAGAGAAGAACACTGA